The proteins below are encoded in one region of Campylobacter helveticus:
- a CDS encoding class 1 fructose-bisphosphatase, with amino-acid sequence MQELIKLIQEAVIEISNELKFPDTTYSDEKNSSGDTQLKFDVLSDEIITKRLSTSKSLKALISEEKEETLHLNENGKFIVAYDPLDGSSLMDVNFAIGSIFAIYEEKVSAKNLKAALYSVYGARLELVFCEGDEVKLYRLDKSGAFSYVKELKMAEKGKINATGGTQKFWEEKHAAFIKSLFEEGYRLRYSGAMVSDIHQILLKGGGLFSYPATKDAPNGKLRAFFEIFPLAFIIEKAGGKTTDGKKHSLLELEFDKIHATSPCFFGSKYEITKLLKAYNG; translated from the coding sequence TAATTAAACTAATCCAAGAAGCCGTGATAGAAATTTCAAACGAGCTTAAATTTCCAGACACCACATATAGCGATGAAAAAAATTCAAGTGGCGACACTCAGCTTAAATTTGATGTTTTAAGCGATGAAATCATCACAAAACGCTTAAGCACAAGCAAAAGCTTAAAGGCGCTCATTAGCGAAGAAAAAGAAGAAACACTTCACCTCAATGAAAATGGCAAATTTATCGTTGCTTACGACCCACTTGATGGCTCTTCTTTAATGGATGTTAATTTTGCCATAGGTTCTATTTTTGCCATTTACGAAGAAAAAGTTTCGGCTAAAAATTTAAAAGCGGCACTTTATAGCGTTTATGGTGCTAGACTTGAGCTTGTTTTTTGCGAAGGTGATGAAGTGAAACTTTACCGCCTTGACAAAAGTGGTGCATTTAGCTATGTCAAAGAGCTTAAAATGGCTGAAAAAGGTAAGATAAACGCCACAGGTGGCACACAAAAATTTTGGGAAGAAAAACACGCTGCTTTTATTAAAAGCCTTTTTGAAGAGGGTTATAGACTAAGATATAGTGGGGCTATGGTAAGTGATATTCATCAAATTTTATTAAAAGGCGGAGGGCTTTTTAGCTATCCCGCAACAAAAGATGCTCCAAATGGAAAATTAAGAGCTTTTTTTGAAATTTTTCCCCTTGCTTTCATCATAGAAAAAGCAGGGGGGAAAACGACAGACGGCAAAAAGCACTCCTTGCTTGAGCTTGAATTTGACAAAATTCACGCCACCAGCCCTTGCTTTTTTGGTAGCAAATATGAAATCACCAAGCTTTTAAAGGCGTATAATGGCTGA
- the metG gene encoding methionine--tRNA ligase produces the protein MRYITTPIYYVNDVPHLGHAYTTIIADTLARFYRLSGHKTLFLTGTDEHGQKIEQAAKNKNHSPKEYADKISLDFKKLWDEFEISYDIYARTTDERHIKFVKQIFLKMWEKGDIYKGEYEGYYCVSCESFFTQSQLISQCGCPDCGKETKLLKEESYFFRLSKYEKNILKWYESEPIVPKNKKAELVNFIENGLKDLSITRTSFEWGIKIPSNLNDDKHIIYVWLDALFIYISSLELDEKSENLGFLPAFVHLVGKDILRFHAIYFPAFLMSVGLPLPKHIAAHGWWTRDGEKMSKSKGNALYPKIIADAYGLEAFRYFLLREVPFGNDGDFSETMLINRINADLSNEFGNLLNRIIGMSLKYSNGNILQDEVLNFYKAELKEANLHLQNALEFIENFQFNRYLEELFKALSVANLSISKYEPWNLIKNNETSKANALVSLCANILAKVSVLLHPTLPKSTQKVAKALNYEINPQIYQKLIQQNELLNFKASACEALFPKVEKALLTSPKKEEEKQVMPKIKIEDFAKIELKVALVKECEKIEGSEKLLKFILELENGETRQVLSGIAKFYQPKELIGKQVCLISNLKKAKIFGYESDGMILSAKSGDKLVLISPQSLVENGSLIG, from the coding sequence ATGCGTTATATTACTACACCGATTTATTATGTGAATGATGTCCCTCATTTAGGACACGCTTATACAACGATTATTGCCGATACTTTGGCGCGTTTTTATCGCCTTAGCGGACACAAAACACTTTTTTTAACAGGCACAGACGAACACGGACAAAAAATCGAACAAGCCGCTAAAAATAAAAATCACAGCCCTAAAGAATACGCCGATAAAATCAGTCTTGATTTTAAAAAACTCTGGGACGAATTTGAGATAAGCTATGATATTTACGCACGCACCACAGATGAAAGGCATATTAAATTTGTCAAACAAATTTTTTTGAAAATGTGGGAAAAAGGCGACATTTATAAGGGTGAATATGAAGGATATTACTGCGTTTCTTGCGAAAGTTTTTTTACGCAGTCTCAACTCATCTCACAATGCGGTTGTCCTGATTGCGGAAAAGAAACGAAACTTTTGAAGGAAGAAAGCTATTTCTTCAGGCTTTCAAAATATGAAAAAAATATTTTAAAATGGTATGAAAGCGAACCCATAGTGCCTAAAAATAAAAAGGCAGAACTTGTCAATTTTATAGAAAATGGGCTTAAAGACCTCTCCATTACACGCACAAGCTTTGAGTGGGGGATTAAAATTCCGTCAAATTTAAACGATGATAAGCATATCATTTATGTATGGCTTGATGCTTTGTTTATTTACATTAGCTCACTAGAACTTGATGAAAAAAGCGAAAATTTAGGCTTTTTACCCGCTTTTGTGCATTTAGTGGGTAAAGATATCTTGCGTTTTCACGCGATTTATTTTCCTGCTTTTTTAATGAGCGTAGGCTTACCTCTACCAAAACACATCGCCGCACACGGCTGGTGGACTAGGGACGGAGAAAAAATGAGCAAGTCAAAAGGTAATGCCCTCTATCCAAAAATCATCGCCGATGCCTATGGTTTGGAGGCTTTTCGTTATTTTTTATTAAGAGAAGTGCCTTTTGGAAATGATGGAGATTTTAGCGAAACAATGCTTATTAACCGCATTAATGCCGATCTTAGTAATGAATTTGGAAATTTATTAAACCGCATTATAGGAATGAGTCTTAAATACTCAAATGGCAATATTTTGCAAGATGAAGTTTTAAATTTTTATAAAGCAGAGTTAAAGGAAGCAAATTTACATCTTCAAAATGCCCTAGAATTCATAGAAAATTTTCAATTCAATCGCTATTTAGAAGAGCTTTTTAAGGCTTTGAGTGTAGCAAATTTAAGCATAAGCAAATATGAGCCTTGGAATTTGATAAAAAACAATGAAACAAGCAAGGCAAATGCTCTAGTTTCCTTATGTGCTAATATTTTAGCTAAGGTGAGTGTGCTTTTACACCCTACCCTACCAAAAAGCACACAAAAGGTTGCTAAAGCTTTAAATTACGAGATTAATCCACAAATTTATCAAAAGCTTATCCAGCAAAACGAGCTTTTAAATTTTAAAGCAAGTGCTTGTGAGGCGTTATTTCCAAAGGTAGAAAAAGCGCTTTTAACTTCTCCAAAAAAAGAAGAGGAAAAGCAAGTAATGCCTAAAATTAAGATAGAAGATTTTGCTAAAATCGAGCTTAAGGTAGCCTTAGTAAAAGAATGCGAAAAAATTGAAGGAAGTGAAAAACTTTTAAAATTCATACTTGAGCTTGAAAATGGCGAAACAAGGCAAGTGCTTTCAGGGATAGCCAAATTCTATCAACCAAAAGAGCTAATAGGCAAACAAGTTTGCCTCATAAGCAATCTTAAAAAAGCAAAAATTTTTGGTTATGAAAGTGATGGGATGATACTTTCAGCGAAAAGTGGAGATAAACTCGTGCTAATCAGCCCACAAAGCCTCGTAGAAAACGGCTCTTTAATAGGCTGA
- a CDS encoding methylated-DNA--[protein]-cysteine S-methyltransferase has protein sequence MFKFYYKSPFCYLLIQSEGEFLQSVKFCQQKGSEEDMCALLREVKRELDFYFSGRLRNFSVPLKFSAGAFETKVYEALRQIPYGTTKTYKEVAELIAHPKAFRAVGNANAKNVLPIFIPCHRVVASCGLGGYSGGLEVKKFLLKSEGVKL, from the coding sequence ATGTTTAAATTTTATTATAAATCGCCTTTTTGTTACTTATTGATACAAAGCGAAGGGGAATTTTTACAAAGTGTAAAATTTTGTCAGCAAAAAGGAAGCGAAGAAGATATGTGTGCCTTATTAAGAGAGGTCAAAAGGGAGTTGGATTTTTACTTTTCTGGGCGTTTAAGGAATTTTAGTGTCCCTTTAAAATTTAGTGCTGGTGCATTTGAAACTAAGGTCTATGAAGCCTTAAGGCAAATTCCTTATGGCACGACAAAAACTTACAAAGAGGTAGCCGAGCTTATAGCGCACCCAAAAGCCTTTCGTGCAGTGGGTAATGCTAATGCTAAAAATGTTCTTCCCATTTTTATCCCTTGTCATAGAGTGGTCGCAAGTTGTGGGCTAGGCGGATATAGCGGAGGACTTGAGGTGAAAAAATTTTTACTAAAGAGCGAGGGGGTAAAACTATAA
- a CDS encoding bifunctional aconitate hydratase 2/2-methylisocitrate dehydratase, with protein sequence MSFIEEYNELVKERAALGIPPLALSVEQTKALCELLKTSDDEFLATLLEERVNPGVDDAALVKCEFLDQILKGQINPPKIDKKRALKMLETMLGGYNVKVLIEALKDESLAKDAADVLKNIIFIHDDFYTIAELSQTNAYAKEILQSWANAEWFLKKEKLPEVIKCIVFKVPGETNTDDLSPAGDAFTRSDIPLHANAMLKVRQVGSLEKIKELKKSGREIVYVGDVVGTGSSRKSAINSIQWHLGKEIKGVPNKHSGSIVMGSTIAPIFFNTAQDSGALPIVCDVSGLEMGDEFEIHTYEGKITKNGSVISEFKLSPNTLLDEVRAGGRIPLIIGRGLCVKARKFLKLESENIFTKPEQPKASEGGYTLAQKMLGRACGVEGVRPGMYIEPSTLTVGSQDTTGPMTRDEIKELASLGFNADFVLQSFCHTAAYPKISDSKLHKTLPNFITSRGGVSLKPGDGVIHSWLNRFVLPDSVGTGGDSHTRFPIGISFPAGSGLVAFAAVTGAMPLNVPESVLVRFSGELQSGITLRDLVNAIPYYAIKDGKLSVEKQGKKNIFAGKILEIEGLPNLKVEQAFELSDASAERSAAACCVDLNEASVSEYIKSNISLIEAMLEAGYESETTLKRRAEKMREWLKNPSLLRADKNAKYAYVLEINLNEIKEPILACPNDPDDVATLSEILADSKRPKNIDEVFVGSCMTNIGHYRALGEILKDKGMLKTRLWVVPPTKMDKAQLINEGYYSIFGAAGARIEVPGCSLCMGNQARVNDGAVVFSTSTRNFDNRMGMGAKVYLGSAELAAVCAILGKIPSKEEYLQIVKEKLNDANKANIYKYLNFNEIKNFKLED encoded by the coding sequence ATGTCTTTCATAGAAGAATACAATGAGTTGGTTAAAGAAAGAGCGGCTTTGGGCATTCCGCCTCTAGCTTTGAGCGTGGAGCAAACTAAGGCACTTTGTGAGCTGCTTAAAACAAGTGATGATGAGTTTTTAGCTACACTTTTAGAAGAAAGGGTTAATCCGGGCGTTGATGACGCGGCTTTAGTTAAATGTGAATTTTTAGACCAAATTTTAAAAGGGCAAATTAATCCACCCAAAATAGATAAAAAACGCGCTTTAAAAATGCTTGAAACTATGCTTGGAGGCTATAATGTCAAAGTTTTAATCGAAGCTTTAAAAGATGAAAGCCTAGCCAAAGACGCCGCTGATGTGCTTAAAAATATCATTTTTATACACGATGATTTTTATACCATAGCAGAATTAAGCCAAACTAATGCTTATGCTAAAGAAATTCTACAAAGCTGGGCTAATGCGGAGTGGTTTTTAAAAAAAGAAAAACTCCCTGAAGTCATAAAATGTATCGTTTTTAAAGTGCCGGGCGAAACTAATACGGATGACTTAAGCCCTGCTGGCGATGCTTTTACAAGAAGTGATATTCCTCTTCACGCTAATGCTATGCTTAAAGTTAGACAAGTTGGCTCTTTAGAAAAGATAAAAGAGCTTAAAAAAAGCGGTCGCGAGATAGTTTATGTGGGTGATGTCGTAGGGACTGGTTCGAGCCGAAAATCTGCCATAAATTCCATACAATGGCACTTGGGAAAAGAGATTAAAGGAGTGCCAAATAAACATAGCGGAAGTATCGTTATGGGTTCGACCATAGCACCGATTTTTTTCAATACCGCTCAAGATAGTGGAGCTTTACCTATCGTTTGTGATGTAAGTGGGCTTGAAATGGGAGATGAGTTTGAAATTCACACTTACGAGGGTAAAATTACAAAAAATGGCTCTGTAATTAGCGAATTTAAATTAAGTCCTAACACACTTTTAGATGAAGTAAGAGCGGGCGGGAGAATTCCCCTCATCATAGGGCGTGGGCTTTGTGTGAAAGCGAGAAAATTTTTAAAGCTTGAAAGTGAAAATATCTTTACAAAGCCAGAGCAACCAAAAGCGAGTGAGGGCGGTTATACCCTAGCACAAAAAATGCTAGGACGCGCTTGTGGAGTTGAGGGTGTGCGTCCGGGGATGTATATCGAGCCTAGCACACTCACAGTTGGCTCTCAAGATACCACAGGACCTATGACAAGAGATGAGATAAAAGAGCTTGCAAGTCTTGGCTTTAATGCCGATTTTGTTCTACAAAGCTTTTGTCATACGGCTGCTTATCCAAAAATAAGCGATTCTAAACTACACAAAACTTTACCAAATTTCATCACAAGTCGTGGTGGAGTGAGTTTAAAACCAGGTGATGGAGTGATTCACTCTTGGCTTAATCGTTTTGTTTTGCCTGATAGCGTAGGCACAGGCGGAGACTCACACACGCGTTTTCCTATCGGCATATCTTTTCCAGCTGGAAGTGGGCTTGTAGCCTTTGCTGCAGTAACTGGAGCAATGCCTTTAAATGTGCCTGAAAGCGTTTTGGTGCGTTTTAGCGGAGAATTACAATCCGGAATTACTTTAAGAGATTTGGTAAATGCTATTCCTTATTATGCGATTAAAGATGGAAAATTAAGCGTGGAAAAACAAGGCAAAAAAAACATTTTTGCGGGAAAAATTTTAGAAATTGAAGGTCTGCCAAATTTAAAAGTCGAACAAGCCTTTGAATTAAGTGATGCTTCAGCCGAAAGAAGTGCAGCAGCTTGCTGTGTGGATTTAAATGAAGCAAGTGTGAGTGAATATATAAAATCTAACATAAGCCTTATAGAAGCAATGCTTGAGGCTGGTTATGAAAGTGAAACTACGCTAAAAAGAAGAGCGGAAAAAATGAGAGAATGGCTTAAAAATCCTAGCCTTTTAAGAGCCGATAAAAATGCTAAGTATGCTTATGTGCTTGAAATCAATCTTAATGAGATTAAAGAGCCTATTTTAGCGTGTCCAAATGACCCTGATGATGTGGCAACTTTGAGTGAAATTTTAGCCGATAGCAAGCGTCCTAAAAATATCGACGAAGTTTTTGTTGGCTCTTGTATGACAAATATAGGGCATTATAGGGCATTAGGCGAAATTTTAAAAGATAAAGGTATGCTTAAAACACGCCTTTGGGTCGTGCCACCGACTAAAATGGATAAAGCCCAGCTTATTAATGAGGGCTATTATAGTATCTTTGGTGCGGCGGGAGCTAGGATAGAAGTGCCCGGCTGCTCACTTTGTATGGGAAATCAAGCTAGGGTAAATGACGGCGCTGTCGTTTTCTCAACTTCGACAAGAAATTTTGACAACAGAATGGGAATGGGCGCAAAAGTTTATCTTGGTAGTGCGGAACTTGCCGCAGTTTGTGCAATTTTGGGTAAAATTCCTAGCAAAGAGGAATATTTGCAAATCGTCAAAGAAAAATTAAATGACGCAAATAAAGCAAATATTTACAAATATCTTAATTTCAATGAAATTAAAAATTTCAAGCTAGAGGATTAA
- a CDS encoding ankyrin repeat domain-containing protein translates to MKILIFLGAVLLSFGLADCEFVLQNKAKIFNQKVDLNQEELLDNLQTCELSLKNQPATQKLYQISNQIRGNSSICSGITYFDKLREFQYLLLEIALSPQSYQKKLEDAKILEERNDVLKTYFRYWAYQSIGNYRLYREFWKEYNNAIEPLGAYFEKNFKLDKGSNIYFTSNALNEFLVWAVGESKIQKDIGMLAKMVANKNYDEVRLEQYIIANSPSLSELNLALRSALLNGRETKIINMLLKFGLDLNEGYESAIFYALENKQNVEFLIQKGANVNHANAFGKTPLFYALEFNQDEVAKLLIEKGANVNAKYINNNEKLALNSNNTTPYFITLCALEHTSKNVFMHAASYSNVSMLKLLVEKKVDIFAVDDLGFNALDFALMADKQENAAYLRSLGLKENENLFYGERLE, encoded by the coding sequence ATGAAAATTTTAATTTTTTTAGGTGCAGTTTTGTTAAGCTTTGGCTTGGCAGATTGCGAATTTGTGCTTCAAAATAAGGCAAAAATTTTTAATCAAAAAGTTGATTTAAATCAAGAAGAATTACTTGACAATCTTCAAACTTGTGAGCTTTCGCTCAAAAATCAACCCGCCACTCAAAAACTCTACCAAATTTCTAACCAAATTCGTGGAAATAGTAGCATTTGCTCGGGCATTACTTATTTTGATAAATTAAGAGAATTTCAATATCTACTGCTAGAAATAGCCCTAAGCCCTCAAAGCTATCAAAAAAAGCTTGAAGACGCAAAGATTTTAGAAGAAAGAAATGATGTTTTAAAGACATATTTTCGCTATTGGGCTTATCAAAGTATAGGAAATTACAGACTTTATAGGGAATTTTGGAAAGAATACAACAACGCAATTGAACCTTTGGGCGCTTATTTTGAAAAAAATTTTAAGCTTGATAAAGGAAGCAATATTTATTTTACCAGCAATGCTTTAAATGAATTTTTGGTTTGGGCTGTGGGAGAAAGTAAAATTCAAAAAGATATTGGTATGTTAGCCAAAATGGTAGCAAATAAAAACTATGATGAAGTGCGTTTGGAACAATATATCATAGCAAATAGCCCCTCACTTTCAGAGCTTAACCTCGCCCTAAGGTCGGCACTTTTAAATGGAAGAGAAACTAAAATTATCAATATGTTGCTAAAATTTGGACTTGATTTAAATGAGGGTTATGAAAGTGCTATTTTTTATGCTTTAGAAAATAAGCAAAATGTAGAATTTTTAATCCAAAAAGGTGCAAATGTCAATCACGCCAACGCTTTTGGTAAAACTCCACTTTTTTACGCCCTAGAATTTAACCAAGATGAAGTTGCAAAACTTCTCATAGAAAAAGGTGCAAATGTCAATGCAAAATACATTAATAATAATGAAAAACTTGCCCTAAATTCTAATAACACAACGCCCTATTTCATCACGCTTTGTGCTTTGGAACATACCTCAAAAAATGTTTTTATGCACGCGGCAAGCTATTCTAATGTCTCAATGCTAAAACTTTTGGTAGAAAAAAAGGTAGATATTTTTGCGGTTGATGATTTGGGGTTTAATGCGCTTGATTTTGCCCTAATGGCAGACAAGCAAGAAAATGCCGCTTATCTTAGAAGCTTAGGACTTAAGGAAAATGAAAATTTATTTTATGGAGAAAGATTAGAATGA
- a CDS encoding SDR family NAD(P)-dependent oxidoreductase, whose amino-acid sequence MKKVAFITGASSGFGEACVEAFINEGFKVVALARRKERLDKLKELYKEQIYTLNLDVRKKEELFEAVANLPKEFKNINVLFNNAGLALGLEEFDKLSLEDIDAMVDTNVKGFLYVARAIIPLLRKQENAYIFNLGSVAENIAYFGGNVYCGTKAFVGQFSRALRNDLRGTNIKVTNIAPGLCKTEFSEVRFKGDKAQADAVYEDTKFISAKDIAKVVMSIIHLPPHINVNKIELMPITQSWAGSFVEKIQ is encoded by the coding sequence ATGAAAAAAGTTGCTTTCATCACGGGTGCAAGTTCTGGTTTTGGAGAAGCTTGCGTAGAAGCTTTTATCAATGAGGGCTTTAAAGTTGTCGCTTTAGCAAGACGCAAGGAAAGACTAGACAAACTTAAAGAGCTATATAAAGAGCAAATTTATACGCTCAATCTTGATGTGAGAAAAAAAGAAGAGCTTTTTGAAGCTGTGGCGAATTTGCCAAAGGAATTTAAAAATATCAATGTGCTTTTTAATAACGCTGGTTTGGCTTTGGGGCTAGAGGAATTTGATAAATTAAGCCTTGAGGACATTGACGCTATGGTCGATACAAATGTAAAGGGCTTTTTGTATGTGGCAAGAGCTATTATCCCACTTTTAAGAAAGCAAGAAAATGCCTATATCTTTAATCTTGGCTCGGTTGCGGAAAATATAGCGTATTTTGGTGGTAATGTGTATTGTGGCACAAAAGCCTTTGTGGGGCAATTTTCTCGTGCTTTAAGAAACGATTTAAGAGGCACAAATATTAAGGTTACTAATATTGCTCCCGGGCTTTGCAAAACCGAATTTAGCGAGGTGCGTTTTAAAGGCGACAAAGCTCAAGCGGACGCTGTTTATGAGGATACTAAATTTATTAGCGCCAAAGATATTGCTAAGGTGGTAATGTCCATCATTCATTTACCTCCTCACATTAATGTCAATAAAATCGAACTAATGCCGATAACTCAAAGTTGGGCAGGTTCGTTTGTGGAAAAAATCCAATGA
- a CDS encoding Na+/H+ antiporter NhaC family protein: protein MKFLALFLLPIVLFADAKINAEFYGFITLLPPFIAIVLAFITKDVILSLFMGVLSGTFLLSLASNIFFVDTIALINIYDTLVESFSKIINYVLKSVSDPVNAGIILQILCIGGLVALITKMGGAKAIALKFAKRAKTAVSAQLNTWFIGLLIFFDDYANLLIVGPIMRPLADRFKISREKFAFIIDSTAAPVAGIAIISTWIGLEVSLIKNAYASIGINDVSAFGIFVETIPYRFYNIFMLFFVALTAIMGREFGSMYAAQVRAKTTGQIAPLPKSATLDTAELEDQFLAPKEDIKIRAFDAIVPVMTLIILAILGFYFNGFAALEGEELISAKANPLSFETLRSAFGSADSSIVLFQAALFAAIVAIFIGVRRKIFSVKEAIETWIYGWKTMIFTIVLLLLAWSLSSIVKDLGTSTFITNLLADKLPEFVLPATIFAFASLISFAIGTSYGTMGVLMPLAVPLAFEIAKLNGMEAEALHHYMVLNISCVLTGAIFGNHCSPISDNVILSSMSAKCDHIEHVRTQIPYALFICAISLFTGYIPVALGLSVWLVLPLNFVLITLLLRLIGKKV from the coding sequence ATGAAATTTCTTGCCCTTTTTCTTTTACCCATCGTTCTTTTTGCGGACGCGAAAATAAATGCCGAATTTTATGGATTTATCACGCTTTTACCACCATTTATCGCTATCGTTTTAGCTTTTATAACCAAAGATGTTATTTTGTCTTTATTTATGGGGGTTTTAAGTGGGACTTTTCTGCTTTCTTTGGCTTCAAATATTTTCTTTGTCGATACAATCGCCCTTATAAATATCTATGATACTTTAGTCGAATCTTTTTCAAAAATCATAAATTATGTTTTAAAATCCGTATCCGACCCCGTTAATGCTGGGATTATTTTACAAATTCTTTGCATAGGTGGCTTGGTCGCACTCATCACAAAAATGGGCGGAGCAAAAGCCATAGCCTTAAAATTTGCCAAAAGAGCCAAAACGGCTGTAAGCGCCCAGCTAAATACTTGGTTTATAGGGCTTTTGATTTTCTTTGATGATTATGCAAATTTGCTTATCGTGGGTCCCATTATGCGTCCTTTGGCGGATAGATTTAAAATTTCAAGAGAAAAATTTGCTTTCATTATCGATTCTACTGCCGCACCTGTGGCTGGGATTGCTATTATCTCGACTTGGATTGGACTTGAGGTTTCACTTATCAAAAACGCTTATGCAAGTATAGGCATTAACGATGTTAGTGCTTTTGGAATTTTTGTCGAAACCATACCTTATAGATTTTATAATATCTTTATGCTCTTTTTTGTCGCTCTTACGGCGATTATGGGGCGTGAATTTGGCTCAATGTATGCAGCACAAGTAAGAGCCAAAACCACAGGGCAAATCGCCCCTTTACCAAAATCTGCCACCCTAGATACAGCCGAGCTTGAAGACCAGTTTTTAGCACCAAAGGAGGATATTAAAATTAGAGCCTTTGATGCCATTGTGCCTGTGATGACTTTAATTATCCTTGCGATTTTGGGTTTTTATTTTAACGGCTTTGCCGCACTTGAGGGAGAAGAACTTATAAGTGCAAAGGCAAATCCTCTCTCCTTTGAAACACTAAGAAGTGCTTTTGGAAGTGCGGACTCTTCTATCGTTCTTTTTCAAGCGGCTTTATTTGCGGCTATTGTTGCGATTTTTATAGGCGTAAGGCGTAAAATTTTTAGCGTTAAAGAAGCGATTGAAACTTGGATTTATGGTTGGAAAACGATGATTTTCACCATAGTTTTACTTCTACTTGCTTGGTCTCTTTCAAGCATTGTTAAAGACCTTGGAACTTCGACTTTCATCACAAATTTACTCGCGGATAAATTGCCTGAATTTGTCTTACCTGCAACTATTTTTGCCTTTGCTTCGCTTATCTCATTTGCCATAGGCACAAGTTATGGAACTATGGGTGTGTTAATGCCACTTGCCGTGCCACTTGCCTTTGAGATTGCCAAATTAAATGGAATGGAAGCAGAAGCTTTACATCATTATATGGTGCTAAATATTAGCTGTGTGCTTACAGGAGCGATTTTTGGAAACCACTGCTCACCAATTTCTGATAATGTAATTCTTTCATCAATGAGCGCAAAATGCGACCATATAGAGCACGTAAGAACTCAAATTCCTTATGCTTTATTTATCTGTGCGATTTCTTTATTTACAGGCTATATCCCTGTGGCTTTAGGGCTTAGCGTGTGGCTTGTGCTACCTCTTAATTTTGTTTTAATTACGCTTTTGCTTAGACTGATAGGGAAAAAAGTTTGA
- the trmA gene encoding tRNA (uridine(54)-C5)-methyltransferase TrmA encodes MKQNFEQKIHEAKKLFAPFFTGKFELFSSPTSHFRTRAELSFFHNENGKISYAMFDKKQKYIVENLDFADEKICTLMPKLLKELNFSQSLKNKLFGVEFLASKKELSATLLYHKDIFSIKEDLANLANKLSLNLTARSKGKKLIFGKENLRQVLNIKDKKIYYEFDNDCFIQPNTYINEKMIEWVIGQIATQERADLLELYCGYGNFTLALAAFFKQILATELSKKNIAYALKNCALNNATNIHFARLSSEELSSALKKEREFFRLKDIDLTSFNFSHILLDPPRAGLETSVINLAKNYQNILYISCNPLSLKENLELLTQTHSIVNFALFDQFVGTPHLECGVLLSKAHL; translated from the coding sequence TTGAAGCAAAATTTCGAGCAAAAAATTCACGAAGCTAAAAAGCTTTTCGCCCCATTTTTTACGGGTAAATTTGAGCTTTTTAGCTCCCCTACTTCTCATTTTAGAACTAGGGCTGAGCTTAGCTTTTTCCACAATGAAAATGGTAAAATTTCCTACGCTATGTTTGATAAAAAGCAAAAATATATCGTAGAGAATTTAGACTTTGCAGATGAAAAAATCTGCACCCTAATGCCTAAGCTTTTAAAAGAATTAAATTTTAGTCAAAGTCTTAAAAACAAGCTTTTTGGTGTGGAATTTTTAGCGAGTAAAAAAGAATTAAGCGCAACTTTACTCTACCACAAAGATATTTTTAGCATTAAAGAAGATTTAGCAAATTTAGCGAACAAACTAAGCTTAAATCTTACCGCAAGAAGCAAGGGCAAAAAGCTTATTTTTGGTAAAGAAAATTTGAGGCAGGTTTTAAACATTAAAGATAAAAAAATTTACTATGAATTTGATAACGACTGCTTCATACAGCCAAACACTTACATCAATGAAAAGATGATAGAATGGGTGATAGGGCAAATAGCTACGCAAGAAAGGGCGGATTTGCTGGAGCTTTACTGCGGCTATGGGAATTTTACTCTCGCTCTCGCTGCTTTTTTTAAACAAATTCTAGCCACAGAACTTAGTAAGAAAAATATAGCCTACGCCCTTAAAAACTGCGCTTTAAATAATGCTACAAATATCCACTTTGCAAGACTTTCAAGCGAGGAATTAAGCTCTGCCTTAAAAAAAGAAAGAGAATTTTTTAGGCTAAAAGACATTGATTTAACAAGCTTTAATTTCTCTCACATTTTATTAGACCCGCCAAGGGCTGGACTTGAAACAAGCGTAATAAATTTGGCTAAAAATTACCAAAATATCCTTTACATCTCTTGTAATCCCTTAAGCCTAAAAGAAAATTTAGAGCTTTTAACACAAACACACAGCATAGTAAATTTTGCCCTTTTTGACCAATTTGTAGGCACACCACACCTAGAATGCGGCGTTTTGCTTAGCAAAGCTCATTTATAA